The Desulfonauticus submarinus genome has a segment encoding these proteins:
- a CDS encoding DUF2326 domain-containing protein, translated as MYLKKIYTEPITFEPVEFKPGINFIYGKKEKLTDSKKSLNNIGKSTFLDLIDFALLSSFNIYNKRLYSAYQKGILKGKSVILELEFKNQIYVIKRSFDKPNNNILFGLKNKKLAPYTLSELKLELCNLLFRRENYEGYYSNTWLRKLIPFYLKIHKHKKEAFVDPIKYIKESTETELIQYHLFLMDINNDIAHRNFLFQTKLKKIEPAIKEIKNFFEERYDLNLSENRQAYISSQIRALEKEVKELENFISSFQLHKNYEINEIEANKLTEQIKKLWFQNYTDKKRIEAYQNSISFDDIKLQTWRIEKLYSEFNQLLGERIKKTLDEAINFKKELILSRKEFLKDEIKKIQNRIEERKKLINELATKRGRIFKYLSNKKAIDDLSEAYYQLSEKKMHLAELKNKVDIFRELQKEKNKIEQEIKKIEGEIIDFEVSIEEKKNRIAVLIEEIYNAIYPEYSDTLPIFDINSVPQKESKIEISLLNTTMMFGKGKNQGRTLIYDLAILFNSIDNNLKAPRFLVHDGIFDGVDKAHFVHLYMYLQKKLSEANSKDDYFQYIITYNQEGTLTEEFGNMDVLTNEKIEQEAILVLTPSKKLLGEF; from the coding sequence ATGTATTTGAAAAAGATATATACAGAACCTATTACTTTTGAACCTGTTGAATTTAAACCTGGAATTAATTTTATATACGGAAAAAAAGAAAAATTAACAGACTCAAAAAAATCCTTAAACAATATCGGGAAATCTACGTTTCTTGATTTAATTGACTTTGCTCTTTTATCAAGTTTTAATATATACAATAAAAGATTGTATAGTGCTTACCAAAAAGGTATACTAAAAGGGAAATCAGTGATTTTGGAGCTTGAATTCAAAAATCAAATTTATGTTATAAAGCGTTCTTTTGATAAACCAAATAACAATATACTATTTGGTTTAAAGAATAAAAAATTAGCTCCCTATACTTTATCAGAACTAAAATTGGAGCTGTGTAATTTACTTTTTAGAAGAGAAAATTATGAAGGATACTATTCAAACACTTGGTTAAGAAAATTAATTCCGTTTTATTTAAAAATACATAAACACAAAAAGGAGGCTTTTGTTGATCCTATCAAATATATTAAAGAATCTACAGAAACAGAATTAATCCAATATCATTTATTTTTAATGGATATTAATAATGATATTGCACATAGAAATTTCTTATTTCAAACAAAATTAAAAAAGATTGAACCAGCTATTAAAGAAATAAAAAATTTTTTTGAAGAAAGATATGATTTAAATTTATCTGAAAACAGACAAGCTTACATAAGTAGCCAAATAAGAGCCTTAGAAAAAGAAGTAAAGGAATTAGAGAATTTTATATCCTCTTTTCAATTGCACAAAAATTATGAAATCAATGAAATAGAAGCTAATAAATTAACCGAGCAAATAAAAAAATTATGGTTTCAAAATTATACTGATAAAAAAAGAATAGAAGCATACCAAAATAGTATATCTTTTGATGATATTAAACTTCAAACTTGGCGAATAGAAAAACTCTATAGTGAATTTAATCAACTCTTAGGAGAGAGAATAAAAAAGACTCTTGATGAAGCAATAAATTTTAAAAAAGAATTAATTTTGTCTAGAAAGGAATTTTTAAAAGATGAAATCAAAAAAATACAGAATAGAATTGAGGAAAGAAAAAAATTAATCAATGAATTAGCAACAAAAAGAGGAAGGATTTTTAAATATCTATCAAACAAAAAAGCAATAGATGATTTATCGGAAGCATACTACCAATTAAGTGAGAAAAAAATGCACTTAGCAGAATTAAAAAACAAAGTAGATATATTTAGAGAATTACAAAAAGAAAAAAATAAAATTGAACAAGAAATAAAAAAAATAGAAGGTGAAATTATTGATTTTGAAGTATCAATAGAAGAAAAAAAGAACAGAATAGCAGTATTAATTGAGGAGATATATAATGCAATTTATCCAGAATATAGCGATACATTGCCAATCTTCGATATAAATTCAGTTCCACAAAAAGAATCAAAAATAGAAATAAGCCTTTTAAATACTACAATGATGTTTGGTAAGGGGAAAAATCAAGGCCGAACCTTAATATATGATTTAGCCATTTTGTTTAATTCAATTGATAATAACCTAAAAGCACCAAGATTTTTAGTCCATGATGGAATTTTTGATGGAGTTGATAAAGCTCATTTTGTTCATCTGTACATGTATTTACAAAAAAAACTTTCAGAAGCCAATAGTAAAGATGATTATTTTCAATATATAATAACATATAATCAAGAGGGCACATTAACAGAAGAATTTGGGAATATGGATGTTTTAACAAATGAAAAAATAGAACAAGAAGCTATATTAGTTTTGACACCAAGTAAAAAATTATTAGGAGAGTTTTAA
- a CDS encoding ABC-three component system middle component 6 → MLIPTKYDNINKSIAVIGYKITKELMKQPYNIDKLYQKIKKDVNISLDLFYDTITFLWLADIVEREKYQIFLRKKEK, encoded by the coding sequence ATGTTGATACCTACAAAATATGACAATATAAATAAAAGTATAGCGGTAATAGGATATAAGATAACAAAAGAATTGATGAAACAACCTTATAATATAGATAAATTATATCAAAAAATAAAAAAGGACGTAAATATTAGCTTGGACCTTTTTTATGATACAATAACTTTTTTGTGGTTAGCAGATATTGTTGAAAGAGAGAAATATCAAATTTTTTTGCGTAAAAAAGAGAAATAG
- a CDS encoding SMEK domain-containing protein codes for MLNREEYIKRISFLLNSYKEYVISINGLKLFDTNKKAEDFFKDLLAFYEDDFINLKNANEDYPNAESIDLIDEENKLAIQVTSRTDTRKIHNTIEGFYKNYPNLERIIILLIGRSKPNYSKTDFTKNGKYKFDKDRDIIDIQDIIDKFNSFSADKLKYILEFLEKELNYIPIFANSTQEANRDILAEIFKYIFDNYNFEQSNKFQNSKDLTHLKKKIPLNFSKEQEEIVNKLFDDYFKYEYLIREFIEAEQENPFRIDGLLNIIRTEYCEIQGINNPNEKIKDVLVFKKIAEKLTPKKDPEYIFNAQLIVLYFFEQCEIGKKTVEEQKNKQISLFD; via the coding sequence ATGTTGAATAGGGAAGAATACATAAAACGAATCAGCTTTTTATTAAATAGTTATAAAGAGTATGTAATATCTATTAATGGGTTAAAATTATTTGATACAAACAAAAAGGCAGAAGATTTTTTTAAAGACTTATTAGCTTTCTATGAGGATGATTTCATAAATTTAAAAAATGCCAATGAAGATTATCCAAATGCAGAAAGTATTGACTTAATAGATGAAGAAAATAAATTGGCAATTCAAGTAACATCAAGAACTGATACTAGAAAAATACATAATACAATTGAAGGATTTTATAAAAATTATCCTAATCTAGAAAGAATTATAATTTTATTAATAGGCCGATCAAAGCCAAATTATTCAAAAACTGATTTTACTAAAAACGGAAAATATAAGTTTGATAAAGATAGGGATATTATTGATATTCAAGATATAATAGATAAATTTAACTCATTTAGTGCTGATAAATTAAAGTATATTCTTGAATTTTTAGAGAAAGAATTAAATTATATTCCAATTTTCGCTAATTCTACACAAGAAGCAAATAGAGACATTTTAGCTGAGATTTTTAAATATATATTTGATAATTATAACTTTGAGCAAAGCAATAAGTTTCAAAATAGTAAAGACTTAACACATTTAAAAAAGAAAATACCATTAAATTTCTCAAAGGAACAAGAAGAGATTGTTAATAAATTGTTTGATGATTATTTTAAATATGAATATTTGATTAGGGAATTTATTGAAGCAGAACAAGAAAATCCATTCAGGATTGATGGTTTATTAAATATAATTAGAACAGAGTATTGTGAAATACAGGGAATAAACAATCCAAATGAAAAAATAAAAGATGTTTTAGTTTTTAAAAAAATTGCAGAAAAATTAACGCCTAAAAAAGATCCAGAATATATTTTTAATGCTCAACTAATTGTATTATACTTTTTTGAACAATGTGAAATAGGCAAAAAAACAGTTGAAGAACAAAAAAATAAACAGATTAGTTTATTTGATTAA
- a CDS encoding helix-turn-helix domain-containing protein → MKNRIKKIREKMELSQNKMAKLLGMPLRTYQRLEQENVDIKSSVINKYAKIGVNINWLLTGDGPMFHGEVKQGGGIEIQNLNPRTEKVLKMFEMLDEEGKDDVLKYIEKIKQLKKMQKKIKELEEKIAKVG, encoded by the coding sequence ATGAAAAACAGAATAAAAAAAATTAGAGAAAAAATGGAACTCTCTCAAAACAAAATGGCTAAACTGCTTGGAATGCCTCTAAGAACTTATCAAAGGTTAGAGCAGGAGAACGTTGACATAAAATCGTCAGTCATTAATAAATACGCAAAAATTGGCGTAAATATCAACTGGCTCCTAACTGGAGATGGGCCGATGTTTCACGGAGAAGTGAAGCAGGGGGGAGGAATAGAAATCCAGAACCTTAATCCTAGAACTGAAAAAGTGCTAAAAATGTTTGAAATGTTAGATGAAGAAGGGAAAGACGATGTGTTAAAATATATTGAAAAGATTAAACAGTTAAAAAAAATGCAAAAAAAAATTAAGGAATTAGAGGAGAAAATAGCAAAGGTGGGATGA